Proteins from a genomic interval of Medicago truncatula cultivar Jemalong A17 chromosome 3, MtrunA17r5.0-ANR, whole genome shotgun sequence:
- the LOC11411786 gene encoding 8-amino-7-oxononanoate synthase isoform X2 yields MALMTAIGSIGSLLAGNSIPSDDEKIAVFSDALNHASIIDGIRLAERRKGVKLYVYRHCDMSHLHTLLSHCSMKRKIVITDSLFSMDGDFAPMVELAELRKKHGFLLVIDDAHGTFVCGKNGGGVAEEFNCEKDVDICIGTLSKAAGCHGGFIACSTSWKLLIQSRGRSFIFSTATPVPVAAAAHAAVRVAKHETWRRKAIWNRVKDFHLLTGIPVTSPIISLIVGTEDKALQASRHLLQAGFHVTAIRPPTVPPNSCRLRVALSAVHTREDLENLAAALSNCINFQDTRIYGCNGYARL; encoded by the exons ATGGCCTTGATGACCGCAATTGGAAGTATTGGTTCTCTCTTAGCTGGGAATAGCATACCTTCAGATGATGAAAAGATTGCTGTCTTTTCTGATGCACTAAATCATGCGTCAATAATTGATGGTATTCGTCTTGCTGAGCGACGAAAAGGTGTTAAACTATACGTATATAGACATTGTGACATGTCCCACCTCCATACACTCTT ATCTCATTGCAGtatgaagagaaaaattgtgATAACCGATAG CTTGTTTAGCATGGATGGGGACTTTGCACCAATGGTTGAGCTTGCAGAACTCCGCAAGAAGCATGGTTTTTTGTTAGTCATCGATGAT GCTCATGGGACATTTGTTTGTGGCAAAAATGGTGGCGGTGTTGCTGAGGAGTTCAATTGTGAGAAGGATGTGGATATTTGCATTGGTACACTAAGTAAAGCTGCCGGCTGCCATGGAGGATTTATAGCGTGCAG CACATCGTGGAAGTTATTAATACAGTCAAGAGGTCgttcatttatattttcaactgCTACGCCGGTTCCAGTTGCTGCTGCTGCTCATG CTGCTGTTAGAGTGGCAAAACACGAGACATGGCGTAGAAAGGCCATTTGGAACCGGGTGAAAGACTTTCATTTGCTTACAGGAATCCCTGTTACTAGTCCCATCATATCCCTAATCGTTGGCACCGAAGACAAAGCACTGCAAGCAAGCCG GCATTTATTACAAGCTGGCTTCCACGTGACTGCAATCAGACCACCAACTGTGCCTCCTAATTCCTGCAG GTTGCGAGTGGCCCTCAGTGCAGTCCATACAAGGGAAGATTTGGAAAACTTAGCAGCCGCACTCTCCAATTGCATCAATTTCCAAGACACACGGATTTACGGCTGCAATGGCTATGCAAGACTATAG